The Thermoplasma acidophilum DSM 1728 genome includes a window with the following:
- a CDS encoding thiamine pyrophosphate-dependent enzyme yields MNMNDYKNKRVPPDWCPGCGNFAQLSAITMALAELKIDPKDVVVASGIGCSSNMPEFLNTYGFHGLHGRLVPFAAGVKWANSKLTVIAYGGDGDGFFEGTQHFYHTAKRNVDITYMVSDNQVFGLTTGQASPTAPIGLKTKTTPDGNIETPFNPIAFALNAGATFVARAFSGDIKHLKDITVRAIKHKGFSFIDVISPCVTWNKENSYEYFRPRVYHLENNDVTNFDQAYKLAFEWGDHIPIGVFYEVERPTYEDLDEVLKEGPLVEQGIHKLTEDDLEEFA; encoded by the coding sequence ATGAACATGAACGATTACAAGAACAAGAGGGTTCCACCTGACTGGTGCCCTGGTTGCGGAAATTTTGCTCAGCTTTCCGCAATAACAATGGCTCTTGCCGAGCTGAAGATAGATCCGAAGGACGTTGTGGTCGCATCCGGTATCGGATGCTCATCCAATATGCCTGAGTTCCTGAACACATACGGTTTTCATGGCCTCCACGGAAGGCTGGTGCCGTTTGCGGCAGGTGTGAAGTGGGCAAATTCAAAGCTTACCGTGATAGCGTATGGCGGCGATGGCGATGGATTCTTTGAGGGTACCCAGCACTTCTACCATACAGCCAAAAGGAACGTGGACATAACGTACATGGTATCGGATAACCAGGTCTTCGGCCTAACAACGGGCCAGGCATCTCCTACGGCTCCAATAGGCCTAAAGACGAAGACGACGCCAGACGGAAACATAGAGACGCCATTCAACCCGATAGCCTTTGCGCTCAACGCAGGCGCAACCTTTGTGGCAAGGGCCTTCTCAGGTGATATAAAGCATCTGAAGGATATAACGGTGCGTGCGATAAAGCATAAGGGATTCTCCTTCATAGACGTCATAAGCCCATGCGTCACGTGGAACAAGGAAAACAGCTATGAGTACTTCAGGCCAAGGGTGTACCACCTCGAGAACAACGATGTAACAAACTTCGACCAGGCTTACAAGCTTGCCTTCGAGTGGGGCGATCACATACCGATCGGTGTCTTCTACGAGGTCGAAAGGCCGACATACGAAGATCTCGATGAGGTTCTCAAGGAAGGGCCGCTGGTCGAGCAGGGCATTCATAAACTTACGGAAGACGATCTAGAAGAATTCGCATAA
- a CDS encoding ABC transporter substrate-binding protein, whose amino-acid sequence MNKTALVAIIVVVVVVAGVGGYLGYQYTHPVKTNLPKMYITALSPLNALATFELDELVSNYKALGLPISISLVSPTVEGEWLSPTSTPQFVDLGWLPDWPDPVAQQMWPMATYSNGGAYGANMAWVNNTTLNSAFPAIVFNSNKTQQMQEFVQLYKVFYDQYSYIWLPNPDTYFFVQPYITNFTYNAYENHYYNMMNYNSTLAHDYGMTLPSNGSGGYALNDAAVGDSLAPPDYLDPSHGFFVQDGPMFTAAFQQLYELNGTNYEPVVPVIAQTPAKDATNTSNPNVAYRIYNITLRSGVYFDAPSFGVYGSATNYSTVVNATTVWFSLYRTLVMAQGVSVDNYAGMLFNASAYAATAPYSLPWGWMHAMRAVANNTSLNSGISFPYPNVYSNLNVSNTVYAADYLANMLSHFDPWSNATQAALISYPNQALYVPNYNKTVAMYGSNSAALNAHSLNVTIQLLKPYPFFLQDMAEWWGNIADPAFIDTHDGVLATAPNNYTDANGMPGTGPYYISGVGSSLSTVTLTMASNYWGKAYWSMPGHGGLPAMAQPAHIGTVVMDFTIDHSGRVSGFLDNTYQISVVSSSYLGSIIGQGAFKNIPLKDYFINFGANPAVFYISMNNYLYPTNNTYFRMALWYGTNYSALNTPFYYTFANGTKLFLAQNYIGPISPGFANFYNNATKGLQPPTYNITLAEHYLNIAGQQEHFFVTLPNGTKLGDVSSSSTTAQIVLTVGNLLDNMLMAPVRIF is encoded by the coding sequence ATGAATAAGACAGCTTTAGTTGCGATTATAGTGGTAGTCGTTGTCGTAGCTGGAGTTGGTGGATATCTGGGATACCAGTATACACATCCGGTCAAGACTAACCTGCCAAAAATGTACATAACGGCACTGTCCCCGTTGAACGCACTGGCGACATTCGAACTGGACGAGCTTGTGAGCAATTATAAGGCACTTGGTCTTCCAATAAGTATATCGCTGGTCTCGCCGACAGTAGAAGGTGAATGGCTATCGCCAACATCAACACCGCAGTTTGTTGATCTTGGATGGCTGCCAGACTGGCCTGATCCTGTGGCACAGCAGATGTGGCCAATGGCTACGTACTCTAACGGTGGCGCATATGGAGCGAACATGGCCTGGGTTAACAACACGACTCTGAACTCAGCATTCCCAGCTATAGTTTTCAACAGCAACAAGACACAGCAGATGCAGGAATTCGTGCAGCTCTACAAGGTATTCTATGACCAGTATTCTTACATATGGCTTCCTAACCCGGACACATACTTCTTCGTGCAGCCATACATAACGAATTTCACTTACAACGCGTATGAGAATCACTATTACAACATGATGAACTACAATTCAACGCTTGCCCACGATTACGGAATGACTCTTCCATCCAATGGATCAGGTGGATACGCTTTAAACGATGCGGCCGTAGGTGACTCACTTGCTCCTCCTGACTATCTCGACCCATCGCATGGATTCTTTGTACAGGATGGTCCAATGTTCACCGCAGCCTTCCAGCAGCTCTATGAACTCAACGGTACGAACTATGAACCGGTTGTGCCCGTCATAGCGCAGACTCCAGCAAAGGATGCGACCAACACAAGCAATCCGAACGTAGCCTACAGGATATACAACATAACCCTAAGAAGCGGTGTATACTTCGATGCTCCGTCATTTGGAGTTTATGGTAGTGCAACAAACTACTCAACAGTGGTCAACGCCACAACGGTATGGTTCTCGCTGTACCGTACACTCGTGATGGCCCAGGGTGTCTCCGTTGACAACTACGCTGGAATGCTGTTCAACGCATCAGCATATGCAGCAACCGCTCCATACTCGCTTCCATGGGGCTGGATGCATGCAATGCGTGCAGTTGCCAACAACACATCACTTAACTCGGGCATAAGCTTCCCGTATCCGAATGTATATTCGAACCTCAACGTTTCCAACACAGTATACGCTGCGGACTACCTGGCGAACATGCTCTCCCACTTCGATCCTTGGAGCAACGCTACTCAGGCAGCTTTGATATCTTACCCGAACCAGGCCCTGTACGTGCCCAACTACAACAAGACTGTAGCGATGTATGGTTCTAACAGCGCAGCACTGAATGCGCATTCATTGAACGTTACGATACAGCTCCTGAAGCCTTACCCGTTCTTCCTACAGGATATGGCAGAGTGGTGGGGTAACATAGCCGATCCGGCATTCATAGACACTCATGATGGCGTCCTTGCAACAGCGCCTAACAACTACACCGATGCTAATGGAATGCCTGGCACCGGTCCATACTACATAAGCGGTGTTGGATCATCGCTGTCAACGGTAACGCTCACAATGGCGTCCAACTACTGGGGCAAGGCCTACTGGAGCATGCCAGGTCATGGTGGTCTTCCTGCAATGGCGCAGCCCGCACACATAGGCACAGTGGTGATGGACTTCACGATTGATCACTCTGGAAGGGTCAGCGGTTTCTTGGACAACACATACCAGATATCGGTGGTGAGCTCTTCATATCTAGGTTCCATAATAGGTCAGGGTGCATTCAAGAACATACCCTTGAAAGACTACTTTATCAATTTCGGTGCGAATCCGGCAGTATTCTACATATCTATGAACAATTACCTGTATCCAACTAACAACACTTACTTCAGGATGGCCCTCTGGTATGGTACGAACTATAGCGCATTGAATACGCCTTTCTATTACACATTCGCCAATGGAACAAAATTGTTCCTTGCTCAGAACTACATAGGTCCAATATCTCCGGGCTTCGCCAACTTCTACAATAATGCTACAAAGGGACTTCAGCCGCCTACATACAACATAACACTTGCAGAGCACTACCTCAACATAGCCGGTCAGCAGGAGCACTTCTTCGTAACGCTACCAAACGGTACGAAGCTAGGTGATGTGTCGTCGTCCAGTACGACCGCACAGATAGTCCTGACCGTTGGCAACCTACTGGACAATATGCTCATGGCGCCGGTAAGAATATTCTAA
- a CDS encoding ABC transporter permease yields MDSRTLAFIIRRAIYAIFTLLILIVFIFTLIHIIAPNPLALARLYAGNPHASQSELIGIEKKYGLNLPIYDQVINYIKDVFIGNLGYDYLHDQPVLKLIGEYLPITLEFVLTGIVLSVIIGLFTGAYAAARRRKPADYTIKGLYLATWSMPTFLLAAVLQLYIAYDLKLLPATGMVNPTLKPPPNVLAFPLLNAIYAHDWVYASSVIHHMILPTLSVALLSFGVITRLTRSTMLDIMDMDYFRLTIMKGIPRRKAVYGVALRNAAIPLVTYIVLAFAYAMGGAVVIEDIFSYHGMGYYIVQAVYNLDYPGILGTTIIIAIAVIVANLVADVLYGILDPRVRLE; encoded by the coding sequence ATGGATAGCAGAACACTTGCATTCATAATAAGAAGGGCAATATATGCAATTTTCACGCTTCTGATTCTTATTGTGTTCATATTCACACTTATACATATTATAGCTCCTAATCCACTGGCTTTAGCGAGACTGTATGCGGGCAATCCTCATGCATCGCAGTCTGAGCTCATCGGTATCGAGAAAAAATATGGTCTGAATCTGCCTATATATGATCAGGTGATAAATTACATTAAGGACGTGTTCATTGGGAATCTTGGATATGATTACCTTCACGATCAGCCAGTTTTAAAATTGATAGGCGAGTATCTGCCGATCACACTCGAATTTGTCCTGACAGGCATAGTGTTATCCGTCATAATAGGCCTCTTTACAGGAGCATATGCAGCAGCCAGAAGAAGAAAACCTGCAGATTACACGATCAAGGGTCTCTACCTTGCCACATGGTCGATGCCCACATTCTTACTTGCCGCTGTTCTGCAGCTTTACATAGCCTATGATTTGAAGCTTCTTCCAGCTACTGGCATGGTTAACCCTACTCTGAAACCTCCCCCAAATGTATTGGCATTTCCGCTTCTAAACGCCATATACGCCCATGACTGGGTTTACGCCTCAAGTGTTATACATCATATGATACTCCCAACCCTTTCTGTTGCTTTGCTATCCTTCGGTGTTATCACAAGGTTAACCAGATCCACCATGCTTGATATAATGGATATGGATTATTTCCGTTTGACCATCATGAAAGGAATACCCCGGAGAAAAGCGGTATACGGGGTGGCTTTGAGAAATGCTGCGATTCCCTTGGTAACTTATATAGTGCTTGCATTTGCTTACGCTATGGGTGGAGCTGTGGTGATAGAGGATATATTTTCTTACCACGGTATGGGTTATTATATTGTTCAGGCAGTTTACAACCTGGACTATCCTGGCATACTGGGGACTACGATAATAATAGCGATCGCTGTAATTGTAGCTAATCTTGTGGCTGATGTATTGTACGGAATACTGGATCCAAGGGTGAGGCTGGAATGA
- a CDS encoding ABC transporter permease has product MIKDPSAVLGLVIVVAFLGWSIIQGLLEVFFGISGPAIALLPHDPFKYNLVVGLHPPDRTYLLGTNANGEDILSRMLYAMPRDAYISIIVVLSGVLLGGLFGIIAGYRGGYLDEVIMRITDAFLSLPALILVIALSVLFHETLGGVILALVIVWWPIYARFFRAQTLRIKNLDFVQAAKLGNVSFAKLFFSYLFINSIDPVVAYAALDFGNVILTYSTLAFLGIGLEPPIPELGSMASNGVGTLPTGWWYAVFPGLAILIIVIGFVLVGDRMQDIVSNRINY; this is encoded by the coding sequence ATGATAAAGGATCCTTCTGCCGTCCTTGGTCTCGTTATAGTTGTAGCGTTTTTGGGATGGTCAATCATACAGGGTTTACTTGAAGTCTTTTTCGGTATATCCGGTCCTGCAATAGCGTTGCTACCACATGACCCTTTTAAATACAATTTGGTTGTGGGTCTTCACCCCCCGGATCGCACATATCTATTGGGGACAAATGCAAATGGTGAGGATATACTATCAAGGATGCTATACGCGATGCCTAGGGATGCCTATATTTCGATTATTGTAGTATTGTCGGGTGTTCTTCTTGGCGGACTGTTCGGAATCATCGCGGGGTATAGGGGCGGCTACCTCGATGAAGTTATAATGAGGATAACAGATGCGTTCTTGTCGTTGCCCGCACTTATACTGGTGATTGCGTTATCAGTCCTGTTTCATGAAACGCTTGGCGGCGTAATACTTGCACTTGTAATTGTGTGGTGGCCTATATACGCAAGGTTCTTCAGAGCGCAAACGCTGAGAATCAAGAATCTGGACTTCGTGCAGGCTGCGAAGTTAGGAAATGTTTCATTCGCAAAACTATTCTTCAGCTATCTTTTCATAAATTCAATAGATCCGGTTGTTGCCTATGCGGCTCTAGATTTCGGAAACGTCATACTCACATATTCAACATTAGCCTTTCTGGGTATAGGATTAGAGCCACCAATACCGGAACTTGGATCAATGGCATCTAACGGTGTGGGTACTCTGCCCACAGGATGGTGGTATGCAGTATTTCCGGGCCTGGCAATACTTATAATAGTGATAGGCTTCGTGCTCGTAGGAGACAGAATGCAGGATATCGTTTCAAACAGGATAAACTACTAG
- a CDS encoding ABC transporter ATP-binding protein, producing the protein MLLSIKHLNVWYNTVAGKYKVIDDLNLDIDQGELVSLVGESASGKSTLGQVISRMLPPVGITSGEVVLDGVDVLKLSEKEMTKIRGTTVFMIFQNPLNSLNPVKRIEEQLMEALAIRNSRMNIQMTFEEARKEVIKALESLRLPDPEKILIRYPHELSGGQVQRVVICMALLLRPKLLIADEPTTALDVTIQAQVVKLLKDLNRDTKMTIIFITHDVGLAYVLSDRMLVFYAGRVMEQGQTVEIVKNPLHPYTSGLLASIPSSPKHSGKLYSIPGYPPSYLSLPKGCKFAPRCRFAFERCFEEEPSYIKKDNRLIRCWLYE; encoded by the coding sequence ATGTTGTTAAGCATTAAGCATCTGAACGTATGGTACAATACAGTAGCTGGCAAGTACAAGGTCATCGACGATCTAAATCTTGACATAGATCAGGGGGAGCTTGTCTCGCTGGTCGGCGAATCTGCTTCTGGAAAATCTACGCTTGGGCAGGTCATATCCAGAATGCTTCCGCCTGTTGGAATCACATCCGGCGAAGTTGTGCTGGACGGTGTAGATGTTCTGAAGCTCTCAGAGAAGGAGATGACCAAGATCAGGGGAACGACCGTATTCATGATTTTTCAGAACCCACTTAACAGCCTGAATCCGGTGAAGAGGATTGAGGAGCAGCTCATGGAGGCCCTTGCCATCAGGAACAGCAGAATGAATATACAGATGACTTTCGAAGAGGCAAGGAAAGAGGTAATTAAAGCCCTGGAGAGCCTAAGATTGCCGGACCCTGAGAAAATTCTGATAAGGTATCCCCATGAGCTTTCTGGTGGGCAGGTACAGAGGGTAGTTATATGCATGGCGCTTCTTCTAAGACCAAAATTATTGATTGCAGATGAACCTACCACTGCACTTGATGTCACAATTCAGGCGCAGGTAGTGAAACTGTTGAAGGATCTCAACAGAGATACAAAGATGACAATCATCTTCATCACGCACGATGTTGGCCTTGCCTACGTTTTATCCGATCGCATGCTCGTTTTTTATGCAGGAAGGGTTATGGAGCAGGGGCAGACCGTTGAAATCGTTAAAAATCCCCTGCACCCGTACACATCCGGATTGCTTGCAAGCATTCCATCTTCACCAAAGCATTCAGGGAAGCTGTATTCCATACCGGGGTATCCACCTTCATATCTGTCGTTGCCAAAGGGCTGCAAATTTGCCCCGAGATGCAGGTTTGCATTCGAAAGGTGTTTTGAGGAGGAACCCAGTTACATAAAGAAGGATAACAGATTGATAAGGTGTTGGCTGTATGAGTGA
- a CDS encoding oligopeptide/dipeptide ABC transporter ATP-binding protein has product MSEIYSLKNVKKYYLAQKRGLIDALVKVPKIYVRALDDVSISIMDGNVIGVVGESGSGKSTMGKVMVTLETPTDGELYFKGTRVTKSEYPKIRKQVDMVFQNPATSLNPKMKVKDIVSEPLGHFDEGAIKEVILKVGLSYDEVKDKQSRELSGGQVQRVAIARALMKKPELLVLDEPTSALDESIQAQVLNLLVDLQTEYKMTYIFITHNILVAKYISDYIVVLYAGKIVEYGPTSEVLSKPLHPYTQLLLSSVPTVDVKDVKPPVGDVPSLINLPQGCRFNPRCPFVMEKCRKEEPPLISQGQNYQVACWLYE; this is encoded by the coding sequence ATGAGTGAGATATACTCTCTTAAAAATGTAAAGAAATATTATCTGGCCCAGAAACGTGGTCTGATAGACGCTCTTGTTAAGGTTCCGAAAATATATGTCAGGGCGCTAGACGATGTGAGCATATCAATAATGGATGGGAACGTCATAGGTGTTGTTGGGGAAAGCGGTTCCGGTAAGTCGACCATGGGCAAGGTTATGGTAACCTTGGAGACTCCGACAGATGGCGAACTCTACTTCAAGGGCACTAGGGTCACTAAGTCAGAGTACCCAAAGATAAGGAAGCAGGTGGATATGGTATTCCAGAACCCTGCCACATCATTGAACCCTAAAATGAAGGTGAAGGACATAGTTTCTGAACCTCTTGGGCACTTTGACGAAGGCGCCATAAAGGAGGTCATTCTGAAGGTAGGTCTTTCATACGACGAGGTCAAGGACAAGCAATCCAGGGAACTTTCGGGAGGGCAGGTTCAGAGGGTTGCGATCGCACGTGCGTTGATGAAGAAGCCGGAACTGCTAGTTCTCGATGAACCAACATCAGCTCTGGATGAATCAATACAGGCACAGGTCTTGAACCTTCTCGTCGACCTGCAGACAGAGTATAAGATGACATATATATTTATAACTCATAATATACTGGTAGCAAAATACATATCAGACTATATAGTGGTATTATACGCTGGCAAAATAGTGGAGTATGGGCCGACTTCAGAGGTCCTTTCCAAGCCTTTGCATCCCTATACTCAATTGCTTCTAAGTTCCGTTCCGACGGTTGATGTTAAGGATGTGAAACCGCCTGTCGGCGATGTGCCGAGCCTGATAAATCTTCCACAGGGCTGCCGTTTTAACCCCAGATGCCCATTTGTTATGGAAAAATGCAGGAAAGAAGAACCACCTCTGATAAGTCAGGGGCAGAATTATCAGGTGGCATGCTGGCTGTATGAATAA
- a CDS encoding PH domain-containing protein produces MNKKGYAKTTIKSVIALLIFSSVLEISSKNIYNYLIFVATWLGLTAIYEVYKYSTKYTLEDDGVHVKSPLKSNLIYYHNIRDVFMTEGFLQRRFGLSSVYIITPKEAIAVRDLNNGKEFLNLIEDRIGRARTD; encoded by the coding sequence ATGAATAAGAAGGGATATGCAAAAACTACGATCAAGAGCGTGATCGCTCTGTTGATCTTTTCCAGCGTACTTGAGATCAGCTCTAAGAACATCTATAATTATCTCATATTTGTTGCAACATGGCTCGGACTAACGGCAATTTACGAAGTCTATAAGTATTCAACAAAATATACGCTGGAAGATGACGGCGTACATGTGAAATCGCCTCTCAAGTCGAATTTAATATACTATCATAATATCCGCGATGTTTTTATGACTGAAGGATTTCTTCAGAGAAGGTTTGGGCTGTCATCCGTATACATAATTACGCCAAAGGAGGCGATTGCCGTTCGTGATTTGAATAATGGGAAGGAATTCTTGAATCTGATAGAGGATCGTATTGGAAGAGCCAGAACCGACTAG
- a CDS encoding ABC transporter permease — MNIYVITRKIIQDVVLIIFVVVILYVVFRIMPGSPVDLFLHGLKHPTEQEKITIEKQLGLYGGKFSLTNFLIYLRDMFTFNFGEDYYTGQSVIFVIKQALPYTLLLFGSAAVISFAIGIPLGIYTSFKRGKKSESGIITASTLLNSIPFFVFAIIFFVYLAGDLHIFPLRSIFPISYIVHPTLKSIELILYYLAMPIIVLVIVEAAGHLLTMRAAMVSVLGEDFITTARAKGVSERGIMFHHAARNAMIPVSTRMALEFAFLMSGAVIVEVIFSIHGMGTVLYDATLQEDYPVSEGALFVISIIVILAYSAIDFIHAWLDPRIKV; from the coding sequence ATGAACATATACGTAATAACCAGAAAAATAATACAAGATGTCGTTCTGATTATATTTGTCGTGGTGATACTTTACGTGGTATTCAGGATTATGCCAGGGAGTCCCGTAGACCTTTTCCTGCACGGTTTAAAGCATCCTACAGAACAGGAAAAAATTACAATTGAAAAACAACTTGGCCTATACGGTGGGAAATTTAGCTTGACAAATTTTCTCATCTATCTTAGAGATATGTTTACATTTAACTTTGGCGAAGACTATTATACGGGTCAAAGCGTAATTTTTGTCATTAAGCAGGCATTGCCTTATACTCTTCTGCTTTTTGGTTCAGCTGCAGTCATTTCTTTTGCAATAGGGATCCCGTTAGGAATATACACATCGTTTAAGAGGGGTAAAAAATCTGAGAGCGGCATTATAACTGCAAGTACGCTTCTCAATTCTATACCATTCTTTGTTTTTGCTATTATTTTCTTTGTTTATCTTGCGGGGGATCTTCACATATTTCCGTTGAGATCAATATTCCCTATTTCGTATATTGTACATCCAACTTTGAAGAGTATCGAGTTGATTCTTTATTATCTCGCTATGCCTATCATAGTCCTGGTTATAGTAGAAGCTGCAGGGCATCTGTTAACCATGCGTGCTGCCATGGTATCAGTTCTTGGTGAAGATTTTATAACAACAGCGCGTGCGAAAGGAGTAAGTGAACGGGGTATAATGTTTCATCATGCGGCTAGAAACGCCATGATACCTGTTTCCACTAGAATGGCCCTTGAATTCGCTTTCTTAATGAGTGGGGCTGTGATAGTCGAAGTAATATTCTCAATACACGGAATGGGTACTGTTCTTTATGATGCAACACTTCAAGAAGATTATCCTGTAAGTGAAGGGGCTCTCTTTGTGATTTCAATCATAGTTATATTGGCTTATTCTGCCATAGACTTTATTCATGCTTGGTTAGATCCAAGAATCAAGGTGTAG
- a CDS encoding ABC transporter permease has product MKSNYNFRKERIRFTISNLKKDWKIFYSSAYGKVGFILVMIFVIISLISPLIIIHNNPNNYIVPQEDFYTAGLEKSLNIGASNFYGPFSSTSNPDGSYLLYFNNKTNIVSIGENGAIYHLLNSTGLMPLKVYSIGNYNEYLISGTLQLNTYLIDSNETTVFIGKVVWPSGTPGSGNPSVSWSDINASNVIDFISSAYSYSTYQSGIPEFNDETYRPAYLIIENGSTTSGFYLTSYYLSSMKQVFSIKLPHSVGPDSLHFYGSLFDTADIPNQLILVNYSNNLLAYSMTGKLKWDLSLPANITQIYIPFAYQSISKPYNMIFSVSGNDVFGIYPENGSYGTIYTGKDSVLAIASTQGESGFPSAFIVLTKGLFTVLSAPDKISESVSIPASLNRISSDQLDFLVYDDSGYMIMAEYLTSSEPFAWFTNLNTHISKPQFFVNPESARESIAMLVGNKLNIYSVNGKDLNPLPPTLNVPAGGPLLLGTTDHGKDVWSLFIGSFPTDLYIGVVVGIGILLISMVIGMLIGYFTGIVSSLVETFSLAVYLIPGLPLLIVVASIVGPSLIGLIAVLTFLSWPFPTFTLIGIIRSLKSRAFVEAAKISGASTMYILRKHMLPNITPILVYLTAINIGGAVAAVSTLQILGVAPLNVPTWGGMLSGFYSDYFDLIIAPWWFIPPIVALTLFIFAFIFVSRGLDEVVNPRLSQRR; this is encoded by the coding sequence ATGAAGAGCAATTATAATTTTAGAAAGGAAAGAATTAGATTCACGATATCTAATCTTAAAAAGGACTGGAAGATTTTCTACTCATCAGCCTATGGGAAGGTGGGCTTCATATTAGTTATGATATTTGTTATAATATCCCTAATAAGCCCATTAATTATTATTCACAACAATCCAAATAATTATATTGTCCCGCAGGAGGATTTCTATACTGCTGGTCTTGAAAAGAGCCTGAACATTGGTGCCAGCAATTTTTATGGGCCTTTTTCATCAACATCGAATCCAGACGGTAGTTATCTTCTTTACTTCAACAATAAAACTAACATAGTGAGTATAGGAGAAAATGGTGCCATTTATCATTTACTAAATTCAACAGGTTTGATGCCATTGAAAGTCTATTCAATAGGTAATTATAATGAATACCTTATAAGCGGTACTCTTCAACTTAACACGTATCTCATTGATTCAAATGAAACAACAGTTTTTATAGGCAAAGTTGTCTGGCCAAGTGGAACTCCAGGAAGTGGGAACCCTTCCGTTAGTTGGTCAGATATTAATGCGAGCAATGTGATCGATTTTATTTCCAGTGCGTATTCCTATTCTACATATCAGAGCGGAATTCCTGAATTCAACGATGAAACTTACAGACCAGCTTACCTGATCATTGAGAACGGATCTACGACTTCTGGTTTTTATCTGACATCTTATTATCTTTCATCTATGAAACAGGTTTTTTCAATTAAATTGCCTCATAGTGTTGGCCCAGATTCGCTTCATTTTTACGGTTCGCTTTTTGACACAGCAGATATTCCAAATCAACTCATTTTGGTTAATTATTCAAACAATTTATTGGCTTATTCAATGACTGGCAAACTCAAATGGGATCTATCATTGCCCGCAAATATAACTCAAATTTATATTCCATTCGCTTATCAGTCAATTTCAAAACCATATAACATGATATTTTCTGTTTCGGGAAATGATGTTTTTGGTATATATCCCGAAAATGGTAGCTATGGAACCATTTATACAGGAAAGGACTCTGTATTAGCCATAGCTAGTACCCAAGGGGAAAGCGGTTTCCCCTCAGCCTTTATTGTATTGACAAAAGGTTTATTTACGGTACTTAGCGCACCTGATAAAATATCGGAATCAGTAAGTATACCGGCGTCACTAAATAGGATAAGCTCCGATCAATTGGATTTTCTAGTTTATGATGACAGTGGATATATGATTATGGCTGAATATTTAACAAGTAGTGAACCATTCGCATGGTTTACCAATCTCAATACCCACATATCAAAACCACAATTCTTTGTAAATCCTGAAAGTGCAAGAGAATCCATTGCAATGCTTGTTGGAAATAAGCTTAACATATATTCAGTAAATGGAAAAGACCTGAATCCATTGCCTCCAACACTTAATGTTCCCGCTGGAGGCCCACTTCTCCTAGGCACCACTGATCATGGCAAAGATGTTTGGTCTTTATTCATAGGAAGCTTCCCAACAGATTTATACATAGGTGTTGTTGTTGGTATAGGGATACTGCTTATCTCAATGGTTATAGGTATGCTGATAGGCTATTTCACTGGCATCGTTAGTTCACTTGTAGAAACTTTCTCGCTCGCCGTATACCTGATTCCAGGACTCCCACTTTTAATAGTTGTGGCCAGTATAGTGGGGCCTTCGTTAATTGGGCTGATTGCGGTGCTTACATTCCTGAGTTGGCCTTTTCCAACATTTACCCTTATAGGTATAATACGAAGCTTGAAAAGCAGGGCTTTTGTAGAGGCCGCTAAAATTTCTGGTGCGTCTACGATGTATATATTGAGAAAGCACATGCTTCCAAATATAACGCCTATCCTCGTATACTTAACCGCAATAAACATAGGCGGTGCTGTAGCCGCCGTTTCCACTCTACAGATACTTGGAGTGGCTCCACTAAACGTTCCAACATGGGGCGGAATGTTATCCGGGTTTTACAGTGACTACTTTGATCTGATAATTGCACCATGGTGGTTTATTCCTCCAATAGTTGCATTAACTCTCTTTATCTTCGCATTTATATTCGTTTCAAGAGGGCTAGATGAAGTTGTCAATCCTAGATTAAGCCAGAGGAGATAA